A single Nocardioides bizhenqiangii DNA region contains:
- a CDS encoding ABC transporter ATP-binding protein, with the protein MATVKFEKAQRWYPGADTPAVPGIDLEIEDGEFMVLVGPSGCGKSTTLRMLAGLEEVNSGRVFIGDRDVTKMPPKDRDIAMVFQNYALYPHMTVADNMAFALKMAKVPTEERKTRVREAAGILGLTDYLDRKPKALSGGQRQRVAMGRAIVRQPQVFLMDEPLSNLDAKMRVATRTDIAKLQADLGITTVYVTHDQIEAMTMGDRVAVMNFGELQQVDTPLALYDRPANRFVAGFIGSPAMNFLEGDMTDGGLRIGSYNLPVARDILEKATDGVVVGVRPEHFEIVSDTNGIPIEVTLVEELGADAYIYGTTDVQGTPGHLVVRGLARRDVAKGSTIHVGADPERIHVFDQATEDRLN; encoded by the coding sequence ATGGCAACGGTGAAGTTCGAGAAGGCACAGCGCTGGTACCCAGGGGCCGACACGCCCGCCGTACCCGGTATCGACCTCGAGATCGAGGACGGCGAGTTCATGGTGCTGGTCGGTCCGTCCGGCTGCGGCAAGTCGACGACGCTGCGGATGCTCGCGGGCCTGGAGGAGGTGAACTCCGGCAGGGTCTTCATCGGGGACCGCGACGTCACCAAGATGCCGCCGAAGGACCGCGACATCGCGATGGTCTTCCAGAACTACGCGCTCTATCCCCACATGACGGTGGCCGACAACATGGCGTTCGCGCTCAAGATGGCGAAGGTCCCTACGGAGGAGCGCAAGACGCGGGTCCGGGAGGCCGCTGGCATCCTCGGGCTCACCGACTACCTCGACCGCAAGCCCAAGGCCCTCTCCGGTGGCCAGCGGCAGCGGGTCGCGATGGGCCGGGCCATCGTCCGGCAGCCACAGGTGTTCCTGATGGACGAGCCGCTGTCCAACCTCGACGCCAAGATGCGGGTGGCGACGCGCACCGACATCGCCAAGCTGCAGGCCGACCTGGGCATCACCACCGTCTACGTCACCCACGACCAGATCGAGGCGATGACGATGGGCGACCGGGTCGCGGTCATGAACTTCGGCGAGCTGCAGCAGGTCGATACCCCGCTGGCGCTCTACGACCGGCCGGCCAACCGGTTCGTGGCCGGGTTCATCGGCTCGCCCGCGATGAACTTCCTGGAAGGGGACATGACCGACGGCGGACTGCGGATCGGCAGCTACAACCTTCCGGTGGCACGGGACATCCTGGAGAAGGCGACGGACGGCGTGGTCGTCGGCGTCCGCCCCGAGCACTTCGAGATCGTGTCGGACACCAACGGCATCCCGATCGAGGTCACCCTCGTCGAGGAGCTCGGCGCCGACGCCTACATCTACGGCACCACCGACGTGCAGGGCACCCCGGGGCATCTGGTCGTGCGTGGTCTCGCGCGCCGCGACGTCGCCAAGGGGTCGACCATCCACGTCGGCGCCGATCCGGAGCGGATCCACGTGTTCGACCAGGCCACGGAGGACCGGCTGAACTGA
- a CDS encoding DUF1905 domain-containing protein, which produces MEFEFPATVIEWRGPAPFYYADIPVEDSDDVKDAAKGMEYWGQVPVVVRIGDTDFTTALFPKDGRYLLPLRDAVRRAEGIELGMTVEVGMDLNRDRTRPDAQRRNLG; this is translated from the coding sequence GTGGAGTTCGAGTTCCCGGCGACGGTGATCGAGTGGCGCGGTCCGGCGCCGTTCTACTACGCCGACATCCCGGTCGAGGACAGCGACGACGTCAAGGACGCCGCCAAGGGCATGGAGTACTGGGGCCAGGTCCCGGTCGTCGTCCGCATCGGCGACACCGACTTCACCACCGCGCTCTTCCCCAAGGACGGCCGGTACCTGCTGCCGCTGCGCGACGCGGTGCGGCGGGCCGAGGGGATCGAGCTCGGGATGACGGTGGAGGTCGGCATGGACCTCAACCGCGACCGGACCCGGCCCGACGCCCAGCGCCGCAACCTCGGCTAG
- a CDS encoding arylamine N-acetyltransferase family protein, whose product MTQDPWQIDRLDLDGYLGRLGVPERSPGREALDELHEAHVRTFTFDNIDVLLEQHPGVGIDVLNDKFVGRGRGGYCFEHGTVFAAALERLGYDVQRRLGRVGDPAAGPVQGRTHMTVEVWLDGQRLLCDPGFGMSLVRPVALEDGAESDQRGWPYRVTRTPDGGWGLHRRREQGWEHTHTVDELPVLPVDVVMGHHYTSTFPTSHFRSGLMITKHEDGQHVTVTATALTVRRPGLPTEHRDLAPGELNDWLSALDVPLTSDEKSRLLAWVSDPRR is encoded by the coding sequence ATGACCCAGGATCCGTGGCAGATCGACCGCCTCGACCTTGACGGCTACCTCGGCCGTCTCGGCGTCCCGGAGCGATCGCCCGGTCGCGAGGCCCTCGACGAGCTGCACGAGGCGCACGTCCGCACCTTCACGTTCGACAACATCGACGTACTGCTCGAGCAGCACCCCGGCGTCGGGATCGACGTGCTCAACGACAAGTTCGTCGGACGGGGGAGAGGCGGCTACTGCTTCGAGCACGGCACCGTGTTCGCGGCCGCACTCGAACGGCTGGGGTACGACGTGCAGCGTCGGCTCGGGCGCGTCGGTGACCCCGCGGCCGGTCCCGTCCAGGGCCGCACCCACATGACCGTCGAGGTGTGGCTCGACGGGCAGCGTCTGCTCTGCGACCCCGGTTTCGGGATGAGCCTGGTCCGGCCGGTTGCGTTGGAGGACGGCGCGGAGAGCGATCAGCGCGGCTGGCCGTACCGGGTGACCCGCACGCCGGACGGAGGCTGGGGACTGCACCGGCGGCGCGAGCAGGGCTGGGAGCACACGCACACCGTCGACGAGCTGCCCGTGCTTCCGGTCGACGTCGTGATGGGGCACCACTACACGAGCACCTTCCCGACGTCGCACTTCCGCAGCGGGCTGATGATCACCAAGCACGAGGACGGCCAGCACGTCACCGTCACCGCAACCGCACTGACCGTACGGCGACCGGGCTTGCCGACCGAGCACCGCGACTTGGCGCCAGGGGAGCTGAACGACTGGCTGAGCGCGCTCGACGTCCCGCTGACGAGCGACGAGAAGTCCCGGCTGCTCGCGTGGGTCAGCGACCCACGCCGATGA
- a CDS encoding VOC family protein yields the protein MTVRQLRLVVHATDYDQALAFFRDVLGMPTAEAYSGPGGAEVTILDAGRATLELANDAQVGYIDEVEVGRRIAPHFRVALEVDDCAAATAAAVDGGATPVAPPTLTPWNSVNARFDVPGEVHLTLFEEQG from the coding sequence ATGACCGTCCGCCAGCTTCGCCTCGTCGTCCACGCCACCGACTACGACCAGGCGCTCGCCTTCTTCCGCGACGTCCTCGGCATGCCGACGGCCGAGGCCTACTCCGGGCCCGGCGGCGCCGAGGTCACCATCCTCGACGCCGGCCGCGCGACCCTCGAGCTCGCCAACGACGCCCAGGTCGGCTACATCGACGAGGTGGAGGTCGGCCGCCGGATCGCACCGCACTTCCGGGTGGCGCTCGAGGTCGACGACTGCGCGGCCGCGACAGCGGCGGCGGTCGACGGCGGTGCCACTCCGGTCGCGCCGCCGACGTTGACGCCCTGGAACTCCGTCAACGCGAGGTTCGACGTGCCCGGCGAGGTCCACCTGACGTTGTTCGAGGAGCAGGGCTGA
- a CDS encoding carbohydrate ABC transporter permease produces the protein MTQAAPTVDVDPMGGDDQKPPPAQRFTLGSVAVRVTVLLLCLLWLIPTIGLLVSSFRSEEDVKEDGWWTVFASPLEFSQWTLDSYDSVIFDQGMGSAFLNSIVVTVPATIIPIMIAAFAAYAFTFMRFPGRDLLFILVVGLLVVPLQVAFVPLLRLFSQYEINGTFLAVWLAHTGFGMPLAIYILRNYMASLPVEIIESAAVDGASHFRTFWSLVVPMSVPALAAYAIFQFLWVWNDLLVALIFLGAGENEVVTITLRDLIGDLGQEWHLLTAGAFISMVLPLAVFFALQRYFVRGLTAGSVKG, from the coding sequence ATGACCCAGGCAGCACCGACCGTCGACGTCGACCCGATGGGTGGAGACGATCAGAAGCCCCCTCCAGCGCAGCGGTTCACCCTCGGCAGCGTGGCAGTCAGAGTCACTGTCCTCCTGCTCTGCCTGCTCTGGCTGATCCCCACGATCGGGCTCCTCGTGTCCTCGTTCCGGAGCGAGGAGGACGTCAAGGAGGACGGCTGGTGGACCGTGTTCGCCTCGCCGCTTGAGTTCTCGCAGTGGACGCTGGACAGCTACGACTCGGTCATCTTCGACCAGGGGATGGGCAGCGCGTTCCTCAACAGCATCGTGGTGACGGTGCCGGCCACGATCATCCCGATCATGATCGCGGCGTTCGCGGCGTACGCCTTCACCTTCATGCGGTTCCCGGGCAGGGACCTGCTGTTCATCCTGGTGGTGGGCCTGCTCGTGGTGCCGCTGCAGGTCGCCTTCGTGCCGTTGCTGCGTCTGTTCAGCCAGTACGAGATCAACGGCACGTTCCTGGCCGTGTGGTTGGCGCACACCGGCTTCGGCATGCCGCTCGCCATCTACATCCTGCGCAACTACATGGCCTCGCTGCCGGTCGAGATCATCGAGTCGGCGGCCGTCGACGGTGCCAGTCATTTCCGGACGTTCTGGTCGCTCGTGGTGCCGATGTCGGTGCCGGCCCTCGCGGCCTACGCGATCTTCCAGTTCCTCTGGGTGTGGAACGACCTGCTCGTCGCGCTCATCTTCCTCGGGGCGGGTGAGAACGAGGTGGTCACCATCACCCTGCGCGACCTGATCGGTGACCTCGGCCAGGAGTGGCACCTGCTGACGGCGGGCGCCTTCATCTCGATGGTGCTGCCGCTGGCCGTGTTCTTCGCGCTGCAGCGGTACTTCGTGCGCGGGCTGACCGCCGGTTCGGTGAAGGGCTAG
- a CDS encoding esterase/lipase family protein, giving the protein MTSVLAPYLLPDGFGRPALAALLREGSVVTEAGRLAVHRGTSRRTRRRTPYAARAVVRAPEPVLLVPGFLAGDWTLRQMAAGLRDRGFRTYRSHIHANVGCTLDAAALVETHLERIAERRGSRVQIVGHSLGGMIARGIAVRRPDLVSGIVTMGSPMLAPAAHHRLLTGGVSVLNRLSAVGLPGFMSQECVSGPCAEVSFHEVRQPLPSDVAMTNIYSRRDGIVDWKACIDPEGEAVEVRASHIGLAVDPRVIRLVGDALVRQSTRLAAPTAVAGVTA; this is encoded by the coding sequence ATGACGAGCGTGCTTGCGCCGTACCTGCTGCCCGACGGCTTCGGTCGTCCGGCGCTCGCTGCGCTGCTCCGCGAAGGCAGCGTCGTGACCGAGGCGGGCCGACTGGCCGTGCACAGGGGCACGTCCCGCCGTACCCGGCGGAGGACGCCGTACGCCGCCCGCGCCGTGGTCCGGGCGCCCGAGCCGGTGCTGCTCGTCCCCGGGTTCCTCGCCGGCGACTGGACCCTGCGACAGATGGCTGCCGGGCTGCGCGACCGCGGGTTTCGCACCTACCGGTCCCACATCCACGCCAACGTCGGCTGCACGCTCGACGCCGCGGCGCTGGTCGAGACCCACCTCGAGCGGATCGCCGAGCGGCGCGGCTCCCGCGTGCAGATCGTGGGCCACAGCCTCGGCGGCATGATCGCCAGGGGCATCGCCGTCCGCCGTCCCGACCTGGTCTCCGGCATCGTCACCATGGGCAGCCCGATGCTCGCGCCGGCCGCCCACCACCGGCTGCTGACCGGTGGGGTCAGCGTCCTCAACCGGCTGTCGGCCGTCGGACTGCCGGGCTTCATGTCCCAGGAGTGCGTGTCCGGCCCGTGCGCCGAGGTCAGCTTCCACGAGGTGCGCCAGCCGCTGCCCTCGGACGTGGCCATGACCAACATCTACTCCCGCCGCGACGGCATCGTCGACTGGAAGGCGTGCATCGATCCCGAGGGCGAGGCCGTCGAGGTCCGCGCCTCGCACATCGGCCTCGCCGTCGACCCTAGGGTCATCCGCCTCGTCGGTGATGCCCTGGTGCGCCAGTCGACCAGACTCGCCGCGCCGACAGCGGTGGCCGGCGTCACTGCCTGA
- a CDS encoding carbohydrate ABC transporter permease — MIKILNAALAIVAGVGGMLALFWILNLLVERLPGRWEERIKPYVFIGPAIAIVGLFLVYPAVQTVIFSFADKNSQKWVGFENYTALWDDENFRAALVNNLLWILVVPAASVLVGLLIAVLADRLRPGNEKIAKSVIFMPMAISFVGASTIWRFIYDTRFAEGDEQIGLLSAITTGLGFDPVAWLRLDSWNVNDFLLMVIMIWLQAGFAMVLLSAAVKGVPDDTLEAARIDGANELQIFFRVVVPQIWPTVIVVFTTVLILVMKVFDIVYVMTGGNADTDVVANIFVEEMIEFGDDGRAAAVVVVLMIAVIPVMIYQVRRFRMQEAGR; from the coding sequence ATGATCAAGATCCTCAACGCGGCACTGGCGATCGTTGCCGGCGTCGGCGGGATGCTGGCCCTGTTCTGGATCCTGAACTTGCTCGTCGAGCGGTTGCCGGGCCGGTGGGAGGAGCGGATCAAGCCGTACGTCTTCATCGGCCCGGCCATCGCGATCGTCGGACTGTTCCTCGTCTACCCGGCTGTTCAGACGGTGATCTTCAGCTTCGCCGACAAGAACAGCCAGAAGTGGGTGGGCTTCGAGAACTACACGGCCCTGTGGGACGACGAAAACTTCCGTGCGGCGCTCGTGAACAACCTGCTGTGGATCCTTGTGGTCCCTGCGGCCAGCGTCCTGGTCGGTCTGTTGATCGCGGTCCTCGCCGACCGGTTGAGACCCGGCAACGAGAAGATCGCCAAGTCGGTGATCTTCATGCCGATGGCGATCAGCTTCGTGGGAGCGAGCACCATCTGGCGGTTCATCTACGACACCCGGTTCGCCGAGGGTGACGAGCAGATCGGCCTCCTGTCGGCGATCACGACCGGGCTCGGCTTCGACCCGGTGGCCTGGCTCCGCCTCGACTCCTGGAACGTCAACGACTTCCTGCTGATGGTGATCATGATCTGGCTCCAGGCCGGGTTCGCCATGGTCCTCCTCTCGGCGGCGGTCAAGGGCGTCCCGGACGACACGCTCGAGGCGGCCCGCATCGACGGCGCGAACGAGCTGCAGATCTTCTTCCGGGTCGTGGTGCCGCAGATCTGGCCGACCGTGATCGTCGTGTTCACCACGGTGCTGATCCTGGTGATGAAGGTCTTCGACATCGTCTACGTCATGACCGGTGGCAACGCCGACACCGACGTCGTGGCCAACATCTTCGTCGAGGAGATGATCGAGTTCGGCGACGACGGCCGCGCCGCCGCGGTGGTCGTGGTCCTGATGATCGCGGTGATTCCGGTGATGATCTACCAGGTCCGCCGGTTCCGGATGCAGGAGGCTGGACGATGA
- a CDS encoding ABC transporter substrate-binding protein translates to MARRRRSAIALAGITTTILFTGCLAGEDDEGAGETEDGDGSVEIIGAIPEEEAVGLVKELEAFTEDTGIEVSYTASTDFTTEIRTRVSGGDPPDIALFPQPGLVTDLVDTGDALPLNDLIDTDDLEGHIVPGFLDSVTVDDEVYAVPVRMAAKSLVWYPVPEFEEAGYQVPETWADLEALQEQMRSDGETPWCLGAESGADTGWVYTDWVEEIMLRTAGPDVYDDWTSHEIPFDDDAVVEAVEQFGEIVHTEGNVRGGPDGSLNTPFGESVLPLVEDPPGCFMHRQANFITTFMPEDVQADLPANVGVFVLPGDVEGGFEGTPVLGGGDLAAALVNDSDVVEVMEFLASSDFGAEWAAEGGWLSPSVEFDTSNYATEIDQQIAELVSQADVFRFDGSDLMPAAVGAGTFWDEMVAFVGGEQDAGDAATAIEESWRD, encoded by the coding sequence ATGGCACGCCGACGTCGGTCCGCAATCGCTCTCGCGGGCATCACCACCACGATCCTGTTCACCGGATGCCTCGCAGGCGAGGACGACGAAGGCGCCGGTGAGACCGAAGACGGAGACGGCAGCGTCGAGATCATCGGCGCGATCCCCGAAGAGGAGGCCGTCGGCCTGGTGAAGGAGCTGGAAGCCTTCACCGAGGACACCGGCATCGAGGTCAGCTACACCGCCTCCACCGACTTCACCACCGAGATCCGCACCAGGGTCTCGGGTGGCGACCCGCCCGACATCGCCCTCTTCCCGCAGCCGGGACTCGTCACGGACCTCGTCGACACCGGCGACGCGCTGCCGTTGAACGACCTGATCGACACCGATGACCTCGAGGGTCACATCGTCCCGGGGTTCCTCGACTCCGTGACCGTGGACGACGAGGTGTACGCCGTCCCCGTCCGGATGGCGGCCAAGAGCCTGGTCTGGTACCCGGTGCCGGAGTTCGAGGAGGCGGGCTACCAGGTCCCTGAGACCTGGGCGGACCTCGAGGCGCTGCAGGAGCAGATGCGGTCCGACGGGGAGACTCCCTGGTGCCTCGGCGCCGAGTCGGGTGCCGACACCGGCTGGGTCTACACGGACTGGGTCGAGGAGATCATGCTCCGCACCGCCGGGCCCGACGTCTACGACGACTGGACCAGCCACGAGATCCCGTTCGACGACGACGCGGTCGTCGAGGCGGTCGAGCAGTTCGGCGAGATCGTCCACACCGAGGGCAACGTGAGGGGCGGACCCGACGGCTCCCTGAACACGCCGTTCGGTGAGTCCGTCCTCCCGCTGGTGGAAGACCCGCCGGGCTGCTTCATGCACCGCCAGGCGAACTTCATCACGACGTTCATGCCCGAGGACGTGCAGGCCGACCTGCCTGCCAACGTCGGTGTCTTCGTCCTGCCCGGTGACGTCGAGGGCGGCTTCGAGGGGACGCCCGTCCTCGGCGGCGGCGACCTCGCCGCAGCGCTCGTGAACGACAGCGACGTGGTGGAGGTCATGGAGTTCCTGGCGTCCTCCGACTTCGGTGCCGAGTGGGCTGCCGAGGGGGGCTGGCTGTCACCGTCGGTGGAGTTCGACACCTCGAACTACGCCACGGAGATCGACCAGCAGATCGCTGAGCTCGTGTCGCAGGCGGACGTCTTCCGGTTCGACGGGTCCGACCTGATGCCGGCGGCGGTTGGCGCCGGCACGTTCTGGGACGAGATGGTGGCCTTCGTCGGCGGCGAGCAGGATGCCGGCGACGCAGCGACAGCGATCGAGGAGAGTTGGCGGGACTAG
- the glpX gene encoding class II fructose-bisphosphatase: MERFAVSPPAPDRNLALELVRVTEAAAMAAGRWVGRGDKNGADGVAVNAMRVMISTIGMNGVVVIGEGEKDDAPMLYNGEQVGDGSGPECDVAVDPIDGTTLTAKGMSNAIAVLAVAPRGSMYDPSAVFYMEKLVTGPEAADVVDIRYPVAENINQIAKAKGAQPSDVTVVLLDRPRHAQLVEEIRATGARIKFIIDGDVAGAISAARPNSGVDLLLGVGGTPEGIITACAIKAMGGTIQGRLWPIDDDERQRAVDAGHNLDPDHVLTTDTLVTGDDCFFVATGITDGDLLRGVRYRAGGCTTESLVMRSRSGTIRTITSEHQLQKLRQFSSIDFD, translated from the coding sequence ATGGAGAGATTCGCCGTTTCCCCGCCGGCCCCTGACCGCAACCTCGCGCTCGAGCTGGTGCGGGTGACGGAGGCCGCCGCGATGGCCGCCGGCCGATGGGTCGGGCGCGGCGACAAGAACGGCGCCGACGGCGTGGCCGTCAACGCGATGCGGGTGATGATCTCCACGATCGGCATGAACGGCGTGGTCGTGATCGGCGAGGGCGAGAAGGACGACGCCCCGATGCTCTACAACGGCGAGCAGGTCGGCGACGGCTCGGGTCCCGAGTGCGACGTCGCGGTCGACCCGATCGACGGCACCACACTGACCGCGAAGGGCATGAGCAACGCGATCGCCGTACTCGCAGTCGCGCCGCGGGGCTCGATGTACGACCCGTCCGCGGTCTTCTACATGGAGAAGCTCGTCACCGGACCGGAGGCAGCCGACGTCGTCGACATCCGCTACCCGGTCGCCGAGAACATCAACCAGATCGCCAAGGCCAAGGGCGCCCAGCCGTCCGACGTGACCGTCGTCCTGCTCGACCGGCCCCGGCACGCGCAGCTGGTGGAGGAGATCCGGGCGACCGGCGCGCGGATCAAGTTCATCATCGACGGCGACGTGGCGGGGGCGATCTCCGCCGCCCGCCCCAACTCCGGCGTCGACCTGCTCCTCGGCGTCGGCGGCACTCCCGAGGGCATCATCACCGCCTGCGCCATCAAGGCGATGGGCGGCACCATCCAGGGCCGGCTCTGGCCGATCGACGACGACGAGCGCCAGCGCGCGGTCGACGCCGGACACAACCTCGACCCCGACCACGTGCTCACCACCGACACCCTGGTCACCGGCGACGACTGCTTCTTCGTCGCCACCGGCATCACCGACGGCGACCTCCTCCGGGGCGTCCGCTACCGGGCCGGCGGGTGCACCACCGAGTCACTCGTGATGCGTTCGCGCAGCGGCACCATCCGCACCATCACCTCCGAGCACCAGCTCCAGAAGCTGCGTCAGTTCAGCAGCATCGACTTCGACTAG
- a CDS encoding alpha/beta fold hydrolase translates to MSATADQTSVSVSEELLAPLPSGVEICYQTFGDPDADPLLLVMGLGGPMNWWDTGLCTLLAERGFFVIRYDNRDTGRSSRGTGRVKPSMLFRAFVGRRVRAPYSIADLADDAFGLLDHLDIASAHVVGASMGGMIAQTMAIADPDRVRSLTSIMSTTGRRTVGWQSPLLLPILVARRGPDREAYVAGGLKVWQMIGSPGFPPDLEELERRGHETFDRGVSRSGVMRQMIAVLTQRDRTAQLRRLWMPTLVIHGLADKMVHVSGGRSTAMAVPGSELLLIDAMGHDFPKPLYDTIASAVRRTADRATAD, encoded by the coding sequence ATGAGCGCGACAGCCGATCAGACCAGCGTCTCGGTCTCCGAGGAGCTGCTCGCCCCGCTCCCGAGCGGGGTCGAGATCTGCTACCAGACCTTCGGTGATCCCGACGCCGATCCCCTGCTGCTGGTGATGGGCCTGGGCGGCCCGATGAACTGGTGGGACACCGGCCTCTGCACGCTGCTGGCCGAGCGGGGGTTCTTCGTCATCCGCTACGACAACCGCGACACCGGCCGCTCCTCGCGCGGCACCGGCCGGGTCAAGCCGTCGATGCTGTTCCGCGCTTTCGTCGGCCGGCGGGTCCGCGCGCCGTACTCCATCGCCGACCTCGCCGACGACGCCTTCGGCCTGCTCGACCACCTCGACATCGCCTCCGCGCACGTGGTGGGCGCGTCGATGGGCGGCATGATCGCGCAGACGATGGCGATCGCCGACCCCGATCGCGTCCGCTCACTCACCAGCATCATGTCGACCACCGGCCGGCGCACGGTCGGTTGGCAGAGCCCGCTCCTGCTGCCGATCCTGGTCGCGCGCCGCGGACCCGACCGGGAGGCCTACGTCGCCGGCGGTCTCAAGGTCTGGCAGATGATCGGCTCCCCCGGCTTCCCGCCCGACCTCGAGGAGCTCGAGCGTCGCGGCCACGAGACCTTCGACCGCGGCGTCAGCCGCAGCGGGGTGATGCGCCAGATGATCGCCGTGCTCACCCAGCGCGACCGCACCGCGCAGCTACGGCGCCTGTGGATGCCGACCCTGGTCATCCACGGGCTGGCGGACAAGATGGTGCACGTCTCGGGCGGCCGCTCCACCGCGATGGCCGTGCCGGGCAGCGAGCTGCTGCTGATCGACGCAATGGGGCACGACTTCCCCAAGCCGCTCTACGACACGATCGCGTCGGCGGTACGACGCACCGCCGACCGCGCCACGGCCGACTGA
- a CDS encoding NAD(P)-binding domain-containing protein encodes MYDAVVIGAGQAGLSASYHLTRLGLDHVVLDANDRAGGAWQHRWDSLSMDDVHGVADLPDSPAPGRGRDRANNVIPGWFDDYERTHGLPVVRPARVDRVESAGDLLVVHAGRRTWTTRTLINATGTWTQPFVPHYPGFETFRGEQLHTVDYPGPEHFDGKRVLVVGGGASAVQFIGELAPRTDVVWVTRHEPVWRSDWDEQAGRDAIALVEQRVRAGLPPASVVSVTGLGLRPQEQEAARLGAYDARRPMFARIEPNGVRWAEGAFEPVDVILWATGFRPAVAHLAPLHLRSRNGGIALLSVGKDVQTAVTAAKDPRVQLVGYGPSASTIGGNRAGRAAATAVRGYLREMAEPAAG; translated from the coding sequence ATGTACGACGCGGTGGTGATCGGTGCCGGCCAGGCAGGCCTCTCGGCGTCCTACCACCTCACCCGGCTCGGGCTCGACCACGTCGTCCTCGATGCCAACGACCGGGCCGGCGGCGCCTGGCAGCACCGCTGGGACTCGCTCTCGATGGACGACGTGCACGGCGTCGCCGACCTGCCGGACTCGCCGGCGCCGGGCCGCGGCCGCGACCGCGCCAACAACGTGATCCCCGGCTGGTTCGACGACTACGAGCGCACCCACGGCCTGCCGGTCGTGCGTCCGGCGCGGGTCGACCGGGTGGAGAGCGCGGGCGACCTGCTGGTGGTCCACGCCGGCCGGCGCACCTGGACGACCCGGACCCTCATCAACGCGACCGGGACCTGGACCCAGCCGTTCGTGCCCCACTACCCGGGTTTCGAGACGTTCCGCGGCGAGCAGCTGCACACGGTCGACTACCCGGGGCCGGAGCACTTCGACGGCAAGCGGGTGCTGGTCGTCGGCGGCGGCGCGTCGGCGGTGCAGTTCATCGGCGAGCTCGCACCGCGCACGGACGTGGTGTGGGTGACCCGCCACGAGCCGGTGTGGCGCTCCGACTGGGACGAGCAGGCGGGACGCGACGCCATCGCCCTCGTCGAGCAGCGCGTCCGCGCCGGCCTACCGCCGGCCAGCGTGGTCAGCGTCACGGGCCTCGGTCTGCGGCCGCAGGAGCAGGAGGCCGCTCGGCTCGGAGCGTACGACGCGCGCCGACCGATGTTCGCGCGGATCGAGCCGAACGGGGTGCGATGGGCAGAGGGCGCGTTCGAGCCGGTCGACGTGATCCTGTGGGCCACCGGGTTCCGGCCGGCGGTCGCGCACCTGGCGCCCCTCCACCTGCGCAGCCGCAACGGCGGCATCGCGCTGCTCTCCGTCGGGAAGGACGTGCAGACCGCGGTCACCGCGGCCAAGGACCCGCGGGTGCAGCTGGTCGGCTACGGGCCGTCGGCCAGCACGATCGGCGGCAATCGGGCCGGCCGGGCGGCCGCGACCGCGGTGCGCGGCTATCTGCGGGAAATGGCCGAGCCCGCAGCAGGCTGA